CTAAATTTTCTAATTCACAAGGCCTAAGGACAGGATCCGTTTGATTCCTGAAGTGTTTGTTCAACGTGCTGAAGAAAGACTGTTTCGTAAGGTTACAGAGTGGATAGTTACAAAACTTTGGAGTCAAATTTAGGATTGGGTCTTGGATCCCTGAAAGAATTTCTTCTTGACGACAAGTGTTACACATTGGAAAAtgatctttctttctctccttacACATTACAGGTCCAGATTGGCACTGAACTATAGAAACAAACTTTGGGGTCAGGTTTGGTCCCCTGGAAAAAGTTCTTCTTGACGACATGTCTTTCAAATTGGAAAACGTTTCCTTTTTTCCTTACACAGGTCCTGGTTATCTTGGTCAGAACCAAACCATGGGGACAACTTTGGGATCGGGTTTTGGTCCCCTGGAAAAAGTTCTTCTTGACGACATGTCTTTCAAATTGGAAAatgtttccttttctccttATACAGGTCCTGGTTATCTTGGTCAGAACCGAACTAAAGGGACAACTTTGGGATCAGGTCTTGGATCCCTAGAAGAAGTTCTTCTTGACAACATGTCTCAGACATTGGAGAATatgtttctttctctcctttttaaTACAGGTTACAGGTCCAGGTATAAATCATCGGTACTGGACCATGGGGAAACGTTGGGGTCAGGTCTTTGAGCCCTGAAAGAAGTTCTTCTTGACAACATGTCTCACACATTGCAGGATGATATTTCGCTCTCTCCGGATATCAGGTGCTAatagctgtacatgtataatgcaaAGAACAGAAAGAAAACAGTTATAGTTATAGAAGTTACAAGATCAGACCTATCAAAGCCCTGTCTTACAatgagttgtgattgatccattCAATCTCAACTTTGGAAATCCATCGATCATGTAACAACAAAACACGGGAAAAAAGGCCCTGGAAACCAACACAAAACGagccctggaaatccccattcaACGCAATGTTAAAACTTATCCAATGTTACAGTGGATAATAGCtcccgaaatgaaaaaaaaatgccttgtaAACACCCTTCCGTTGACGAAGGACATCGATAGGGcaaaacaatgttcaatacATTCCTAGTATCAACTTGGTTGAATGAATGTATTCAGTTTAAACGCTGGCATCGCTGGCTTTCCACGAATGTATTTATCacatcaatcacaactctttttACAAATGGCCTAAGGGAAAATGCATGGGACTATTAAAGAGCAAGGTAAATTCCAATAAAAGAGGCCCATGTATACTGCTTTATTGATCCAATatgaattgtaatttgaatgaacaGAGGTGGGGAGGCAAGGCCTTGATATTGAAACCACTGAATTTCCCCCATTACAAAGGCCCAACTTTTGGCACTTTTCCAGTAAAAGTATGCTATGATATCGGCAGAATTCAACAATTGATCATGTACGTGTGTGTGAATTACTCTACAGAGAACTACGATTGCAGGTCTACTCTTTAGAAGATAGGGATTAGGGTTAGTGTTGGGTTCGACATTATTACTCATATTTTCAAGGTTTCGAATAGGGGTGATTCTCGCCAAGTCAATTCCCTTGGATGGGCGGATAACTACaatgtgaaaagaaaattaaatccATGTTCTTGATATCACCATGAACATATAAATCTTCACGGATTAACAGGCATTTAGAGAAAGCATCTCATACTGAATTATTTAATTCAATGTGATTTgacgtaataataataataatttgatttaaagTAAACCTTATCAGAAGGTACaaagaataaatattttcataccATCTCAAGCAATGTTGCTTTCTTCCGCGACGTCTCAATTTCTGATCTTTTACTTTTACCACCCTGGGCTCTTTTCTGTCTCTTGGGGTCCCTTCCACAGGAGGAGCGACGGCTCTTCTCCCACCCACCATCTCCAACACCCATCCTCTCTTTACTCCTCCCATCGTCATGGCAACTGGTAGGATCAGCATCTTCAGGTGGTGTAGTCTGTCTCGGTTCAGTACGAAGAGGGGTGGATTCGCTTGCACCCTGTTCGGCGGGGCACTGCTCTGGAGCTTTTTCGGAAGTGTCTTCTTGACTGTTCGTTCCCTGGCTCTGTACATTAGCAGCTACATCTGTAACGGTTGGAAGGGGTAAACTGATAATTAATCTACATCGACTTTGTCTACCTTCTATTTGGTCTGATCCAAGAGGGTTGAATCCCATTCTCTGACCAGTTTATCTCCTAAACATTTGGTCTTACTGCCACTCAGCCCATTTACAATGTCATCTGATTCCCATCAAGGCGATATAATTcagtgttacatgtatatgtttagGTGGACTGCTTAGGAgccaattttcatttgaaagagCATGAAAAGTAAGTAGACAAAGCGAAATTAGATTAGGGCATTAGACGAACTGATAGTTGCTTACGTGAGTTAAGACTAGGCGATGGTTAGACCAAGTTGATTGCGGACCAAATGGGTCTAGCCCAATTGGTAATACACCATCTGATAAGTAGACCAAATGCTTGTTGACTAATCAAATAAAAACCAAAAGATCAGTATTAAAAAATTCCCCATCAAATAGTTCAAAGATTAACCATTCCCTCTTGAGGCAAAGCAACCATTTTCCTCTAGCTTCAAATTGCCTGCATATTTCTCACTAGCAAACAATAGTTTTTTTTAGCCCCAACTCCAAACCCATCAAGAGTTGGCTAAAATGATTCttgaggttttttttcttcccatttGATGCATTCCTATGTCGCCTCTTGTCTACTATAACCCGCACACACTGTCCTCAAACACTACAGCAGAATGGTGTTTCACACAGCAAAGCGAAACAGGGTTTAGAATTCAGGTTCACTCGGGCATGAAATTCCAAACTACGCATGACCTGTATTCTGCATAATTATTGGCATTTTGAAGAGGAAAACACAGCCTCAAAGAAGAGCTTGTTTCTTGTCATCAATTAAATAACATGACTTAATATTTCGGCTGCTGGTCAAGGAATATTCAGGTCTAGTCATTTCCTAATGCTATAAGTCAAACTGGGCAAAACTGATTCAAGACTAAACAAAGATTTacgttattttcaa
This region of Lytechinus pictus isolate F3 Inbred chromosome 16, Lp3.0, whole genome shotgun sequence genomic DNA includes:
- the LOC135156940 gene encoding FMR1-interacting protein NUFIP1-like, with amino-acid sequence MEESGDDEAPETQEVVPKIEVAPKGSFGALGSLAACYDSDSEGSFVGENDVAANVQSQGTNSQEDTSEKAPEQCPAEQGASESTPLRTEPRQTTPPEDADPTSCHDDGRSKERMGVGDGGWEKSRRSSCGRDPKRQKRAQGGKSKRSEIETSRKKATLLEMLLAPDIRRERNIILQCVRHVVKKNFFQGSKT